One genomic window of Garra rufa chromosome 2, GarRuf1.0, whole genome shotgun sequence includes the following:
- the LOC141325709 gene encoding uncharacterized protein: protein MKFEETLKQEDIEEQRKMEFIKEESEDMKIEETFRVKHEDTEEQTGPTALKEEKEVLNETEEKDQFENHVFITGKKSFCCLQSENTSTQKRAQKARTRSFFTCFQCGKSFSEQGEFKVHKKIHTRERHFICQQCGKTFSHKGNFKVHKKIHTGERRFICQQCGKSFTRRETLKDHMKIHTGEKPFICQQCGKSFSQNRNLKTHMRIHTGEKPFICQQCGKSFNQNTNLKVHMKIHTGEKPFKCRQCGKSFSQQGEFKVHMKIHTGEKPFICQQCGKSFSQNTNLKVHMKIHTREKSFICQQCGKSFSHKGNFKVHKKIHTGERRFNCQQCGKSFTRRETLKDHMKIHTGEKPFICQQCGKSFSQNRNLKTHMRIHTGEKPFICQQCGKSFNQNTNLKVHMKIHTGEKSFKCRQCGKSFSQQGEFKVHMKIHTGEKPFICQCGKSFSQNTNLKLHMKIHTREKSFICQQCGKSFTQNKSLKVHMKIHTGEKPFICQCGKSFSQIQNLKVHMKIHTGEKSFICQQCGKSFIQKASLKVHMKIHTEERRFICQQCGKSFSENRQLKRHMRTHTEEECFICQQCGKSFSSRRYLNIHMRIHTGEKPYTCKQCGKSFSQQGYLYKHMKIHTGEKPYTCKQCGKSFSQQGYLYKHMKIHNREKADRSPQCGKSFNQNV, encoded by the exons ATGAAgtttgaagaaacattgaaacaagaagatattgaggaacaaagaaagatggagtttattaaagaggagagtgaagacatgaagattgaagaaacattcagagtcaaacatgaagatactgaggaacaaacag gcccaacagcactgaaagaggagaaggaagtactgaatgaaactgaagagaaagatcagtttgagaatcatgttttcataactggaaaaaaatcattttgttgcTTACAATCAGAAAATACAtctacacaaaaaagagctcaaaaggcaagaactaggagttttttcacttgctttcagtgtggaaagagtttcagtgaacaaggagaatttaaagtccacaagaaaattcacaccagAGAGAGgcatttcatctgccaacagtgtggaaagactttcagtcacaaaggaaactttaaggtccacaagaaaattcacaccggagagaggcgtttcatctgccaacagtgtggaaagagtttcactcgaagagaaacccttaaagaccacatgaaaattcacacaggagagaaacctttcatctgtcaacagtgtggaaagagtttcagtcaaaatagaaaccttaaaacacacatgagaattcacacaggagagaagcctttcatctgccaacagtgtggaaagagtttcaatcaaaatacaaaccttaaagtccacatgaaaattcacactggagagaagcctttcaagtgccgtcagtgtggaaagagtttcagtcaacaaggagaatttaaagtccatatgaaaattcacactggggagaagcctttcatctgccaacagtgtggaaagagtttcagtcaaaatacaaaccttaaagtccacatgaaaattcacacaagagagaagtctttcatctgccaacagtgtggaaagagtttcagtcacaaaggaaactttaaggtccacaagaaaattcacaccggagagaggcgtttcaactgccaacagtgtggaaagagtttcactcgaagagaaacccttaaagaccacatgaaaattcacacaggagagaaacctttcatctgtcaacagtgtggaaagagtttcagtcaaaatagaaaccttaaaacacacatgagaattcacacaggagagaagcctttcatctgccaacagtgtggaaagagtttcaatcaaaatacaaaccttaaagtccacatgaaaattcacacaggagaaaagTCTTTCAAGtgccgtcagtgtggaaagagtttcagtcaacaaggagaatttaaagtccatatgaaaattcacactggggagaagcctttcatctgccagtgtggaaagagtttcagtcaaaatacaaaccttaaactccacatgaaaattcacacaagagagaagtctttcatctgccaacagtgtggaaagagtttcactcaaaataaaagccttaaagtccacatgaaaattcacactggggagaagcctttcatctgccagtgtggaaagagtttcagtcaaatacaaaaccttaaagtccacatgaaaattcacacaggagagaagtctttcatctgccaacagtgtggaaagagtttcattcaaaaagcatcccttaaagtccacatgaaaattcacacagaagagaggcgtttcatctgccaacagtgtggaaagagtttcagtgaaaatagacagcttaaaaggcacatgagaactcATACAGAAGAGGAgtgtttcatctgccaacagtgtggaaagagtttctctagtagaagataccttaacattcacatgagaattcacactggagagaagccttacacatgcaaacagtgtggaaagagtttcagtcaacaaggaTACCTTTACAAGCACAtgaagatccacactggagagaagccttacacatgcaaacagtgtggaaagagtttcagtcaacaaggaTACCTTTACAAGCACATGAAGATCCACAATAGAGAGAAGgctgacagatcccctcagtgtggaaagagtttcaaccaaaatgtataa